The genomic region CCTCGACCGCGGCGCGGAGCTCGGCTCCGGTATATTGCGTGGAGTCGAGCGGATCATGGTCGGAGGTGACGCCCCCGCCGGCCATCACCTTGATGTGGCTGGCGCCGAGGAAGAGTTGCTCGCGCGTTCGCCGGAGCACCTCGTCGACGCCATCGGCGATGGCAGCCGCTCCGCTGCGCTCGGAAAAATGCCGCCGGTCGCGATCTTCGCGGGGCAAATCGTGAAGGGTGCGAAAGTCTCCGTGGCCGGACGTCTGCGAGATCATCGCGCCCGCCGGCCAGATGCGAGGACCGATGATCGTGCCATCGTCGATCGCCCGCTTCAGCGCAAAGACAGGCCCGCCGACATCCCGTGCGGTCGTGAACCCCTGCATTAGGAAGTCGCCGGCAGCTTTGGCCGAGCGCAACGCCAGATAATTGGGATCGGCGGTCAGTGCCACGATCAGGGGAACGGTCGAGAAGGCCAGATGGGTGTGGGCGTCGATCAGCCCCGGCATCAGCACGCCACCGGCGCCGTCGATCGTCAGCGCTTCCTCGGGTGCGGTCGCGCCGCCATCCTCTACCGATTTGATCCGGTTGCCCTCGACGAGCACGCTTGCACCCTCGCGAAGGGTCGGAGAGATGCCATCGAAGAGGCGGATGTTGGTGAAGAGGATCGGTCGCGCTGGCGCCGGGGGAGGCGGCTGCAGCTGCGCCGACGCGGTAGTTCCCAGGCCGACACCGGTCGCCATCGCTGCCATTCCGGTCATGAACGTGCGTCGGGAAAAGCCAAGTTTGACGCGCTCGGCGATGTATCGGATTTCCGGCCTGTAGCAGAGGCATCCAATGTGGCCGGGCGTATCCGTCGTTGCCGCCGCGCATTCGAACATGACATCCTCCCCCTACTGCATGTTTCCTTCGGTTGCGGTACGGCAAGGCTTCCCCTGCCAGCCTCATACCTGAGCTTGAAACAGGGATGAGGGCGAAGAAGTAGGCTTACTGTCGTATCCTGTGGCGTCTGAAAAGACGCGGCGCCGCAGGTTTATTTGTGTTGATTGCGACGGAGGACCTTGCCCGTCAGCAGCATGATGCCTATCGCGATGAAAACGATGCCTGCGACCATATATCCGGCCGACCCATAGCGGTAACCTGACGCCGCCAGGAGGAAGCCGATCACGACAAAGACCAGTCCGCCGACCTTGCCGATAAACAGGTTGGACTTCTCATCCTCCAAGGCCATG from Sinorhizobium garamanticum harbors:
- a CDS encoding metal-dependent hydrolase family protein, giving the protein MFECAAATTDTPGHIGCLCYRPEIRYIAERVKLGFSRRTFMTGMAAMATGVGLGTTASAQLQPPPPAPARPILFTNIRLFDGISPTLREGASVLVEGNRIKSVEDGGATAPEEALTIDGAGGVLMPGLIDAHTHLAFSTVPLIVALTADPNYLALRSAKAAGDFLMQGFTTARDVGGPVFALKRAIDDGTIIGPRIWPAGAMISQTSGHGDFRTLHDLPREDRDRRHFSERSGAAAIADGVDEVLRRTREQLFLGASHIKVMAGGGVTSDHDPLDSTQYTGAELRAAVEAAEGWNTYVTVHAYTPKAIGLAIAAGVKCIEHGHLADEGAARLMAEKSIWWSLQPFLDDEDAAPFPEGTEQRISQLQIISGTDTAFALAKNHGVRTAFGTDTLFSERIAARQGAQLAKLTRWHTPAEVLKMATADNAELLALSGPRSPYVGKLGVIEADALADLLVVGGDPLADISLIADQSNLKVIMKDGRIYKNAL